One window of the Amycolatopsis mediterranei genome contains the following:
- a CDS encoding glycosyltransferase family 4 protein: protein MRVGIVCPYSFDVPGGVQGHVIDLTKALLARGHRVSVLAPADEDADLPEFVHPAGKALGIPYNGSVARLQFGPVSYARVRRWIRDGDFDVLHLHEPAAPSLSLLALLIADGPIVATFHTATTRSRTLSAFQPVLRPLLEKITARIAVSALARRVQVEHAGGDAVEIPNGVDVEFFSSAMPLPGYPRAGGTVGFVGRFGEPRKGMGVLLEALRRILPEFEDLRLVVVGRGDEDQLRRDAGPELAPHLELLGQADDHVKARALRSVDVYCAPNTGGESFGMILTEAMAAGTPVLASGLDSFRRVLDDGRAGQLVETGDPAALADGLRELLGDPARRASLAAAAGERVTMYDWSVVATQVLRVYETAVAADPRRVAAPEREPAR, encoded by the coding sequence ATGCGGGTCGGGATCGTGTGCCCCTACTCCTTCGACGTGCCCGGCGGGGTCCAGGGGCACGTGATCGACCTGACGAAGGCGCTGCTCGCCCGCGGGCACCGGGTCTCGGTGCTGGCGCCGGCGGACGAGGACGCCGACCTGCCGGAGTTCGTCCACCCGGCGGGCAAGGCGCTCGGGATCCCGTACAACGGCTCGGTGGCGCGGCTGCAGTTCGGCCCGGTGTCCTACGCGCGGGTGCGGCGCTGGATCCGCGACGGCGACTTCGACGTCCTGCACCTGCACGAACCCGCCGCGCCGAGCCTGTCCCTGCTGGCGCTGCTCATCGCGGACGGCCCGATCGTGGCGACGTTCCACACCGCGACGACCCGCTCGCGCACGCTGTCGGCGTTCCAGCCCGTGCTGCGGCCGCTGCTGGAGAAGATCACCGCGCGGATCGCGGTGTCCGCGCTGGCCCGCCGGGTCCAGGTCGAGCACGCGGGCGGCGACGCGGTGGAGATCCCCAACGGCGTCGACGTCGAGTTCTTCTCCTCGGCGATGCCGCTGCCGGGCTACCCGCGGGCCGGCGGCACGGTCGGGTTCGTCGGCCGGTTCGGGGAGCCGCGCAAGGGCATGGGCGTGCTGCTGGAGGCGCTGCGGCGGATCCTGCCGGAATTCGAGGACCTGCGGCTGGTCGTGGTCGGCCGGGGCGACGAAGACCAGCTGCGCCGTGACGCCGGGCCGGAGCTGGCCCCGCACCTGGAGCTGCTGGGCCAGGCCGACGACCACGTGAAGGCCCGGGCGCTGCGCAGCGTCGACGTCTACTGCGCGCCCAACACCGGCGGCGAGAGCTTCGGGATGATCCTCACCGAGGCGATGGCGGCGGGGACCCCGGTGCTGGCCAGCGGGCTCGACTCGTTCCGGCGGGTGCTCGACGACGGCCGCGCCGGCCAGCTCGTCGAGACCGGTGACCCGGCCGCGCTCGCGGACGGGCTGCGCGAGCTGCTCGGCGACCCGGCGCGCCGGGCGTCGCTGGCCGCGGCGGCGGGGGAGCGCGTCACGATGTACGACTGGTCGGTGGTGGCCACGCAGGTGCTGCGCGTCTACGAGACGGCCGTCGCCGCCGACCCCCGGCGGGTCGCGGCGCCGGAGCGGGAGCCCGCCCGGTGA
- a CDS encoding phosphatidylinositol mannoside acyltransferase, translating to MSSVTERLSAFGYAAGWKLAGWLPAGFGGTVFSLGADLAVRRDGGGVRQLRANLARVVPQADPVELDELTRRAMRSYARYWHETFRLPSMDHKEVSAKVAASITGVENLDAALAEGNGAVMALPHSGNWDVAGVWLADYLGGFTTVAERLKPESLYRRFVEYRESLGFEIVPLTGDSSAMRVLLKRLRENKAVCLVGDRDLTTSGIPVKFFGEPARLPGGPARLAATTGAALIPAGCWFTEDGWQIRLHPRIRVTARAEVPAATQALADIFAGDIAAHPADWHMMQKFWPADLEAAERVSLEEAS from the coding sequence ATGAGCAGCGTGACCGAGCGGCTGAGCGCGTTCGGCTACGCGGCGGGCTGGAAGCTGGCCGGCTGGCTGCCCGCCGGGTTCGGCGGCACGGTCTTCTCGCTCGGCGCCGACCTCGCCGTCCGCCGGGACGGCGGGGGCGTGCGGCAGCTGCGCGCGAACCTCGCCCGGGTGGTGCCCCAGGCCGACCCGGTCGAGCTCGACGAGCTGACGCGGCGCGCGATGCGCTCGTACGCGCGGTACTGGCACGAGACGTTCCGGTTGCCGTCGATGGACCACAAGGAGGTCAGCGCCAAGGTCGCGGCCTCGATCACCGGCGTGGAGAACCTCGACGCGGCGCTGGCCGAGGGCAACGGCGCGGTGATGGCGCTGCCGCACAGCGGCAACTGGGACGTCGCCGGCGTGTGGCTGGCCGACTACCTGGGTGGCTTCACGACCGTGGCGGAACGGCTGAAGCCCGAGTCGCTCTACCGCCGGTTCGTCGAGTACCGGGAGTCCCTCGGCTTCGAGATCGTGCCGCTGACCGGCGACAGCTCGGCGATGCGCGTGTTGCTCAAACGCCTGCGCGAGAACAAGGCCGTCTGCCTGGTGGGCGACCGCGACCTCACCACCAGCGGCATCCCGGTGAAGTTCTTCGGCGAGCCGGCCCGGCTGCCCGGCGGCCCGGCGCGGCTGGCGGCGACGACCGGCGCGGCACTGATCCCGGCCGGCTGCTGGTTCACCGAGGACGGCTGGCAGATCCGGCTGCACCCGCGCATCCGGGTCACCGCGCGGGCCGAGGTCCCGGCCGCGACCCAGGCGCTGGCCGACATCTTCGCCGGCGACATCGCCGCGCACCCGGCCGACTGGCACATGATGCAGAAGTTCTGGCCCGCCGATCTCGAGGCCGCCGAGCGGGTCAGCCTCGAAGAAGCGAGCTGA
- the pgsA gene encoding phosphatidylinositol phosphate synthase: MLNIFARASVSRVTDPIGQALVRAGLTPNAMTVFGTAGAVVCALLFFPNDHLLWGTFTVWGFAMLDILDGAMARARGYGTPFGAVLDATCDRLVDGALFAAIAWWCFVVDDNHPAAAAALLCLVLAQVISYVKARADASGLPVDGGLVERAERLIIALVGTGLHGFGIPYTVDVTLWLLAAGSVVTLLQRFAAVAKAAREAAAGEQRA, from the coding sequence ATGCTCAATATCTTTGCGCGTGCCTCCGTCTCCCGCGTCACCGATCCGATCGGCCAGGCGCTGGTCCGCGCCGGGCTGACCCCGAACGCCATGACCGTGTTCGGCACCGCCGGCGCGGTGGTCTGCGCGCTGCTCTTCTTCCCGAACGACCACCTCCTGTGGGGCACCTTCACGGTGTGGGGCTTCGCCATGCTCGACATCCTCGACGGCGCCATGGCCCGAGCCCGCGGTTATGGCACCCCGTTCGGCGCGGTGCTCGACGCCACCTGCGACAGGCTGGTGGACGGCGCGCTGTTCGCCGCCATCGCCTGGTGGTGCTTCGTCGTCGACGACAACCACCCGGCCGCCGCCGCGGCGCTGTTGTGCCTGGTCCTTGCCCAGGTCATCTCTTATGTCAAAGCCCGCGCCGACGCCTCCGGCCTGCCGGTCGACGGCGGGCTCGTCGAGCGCGCCGAGCGGCTGATCATCGCGCTGGTCGGCACCGGCCTGCACGGCTTCGGCATCCCGTACACCGTGGACGTGACGCTCTGGCTGCTCGCCGCCGGATCGGTCGTCACGCTGCTGCAGCGCTTCGCGGCCGTGGCGAAGGCGGCCCGCGAGGCCGCCGCCGGGGAGCAGCGGGCATGA
- a CDS encoding MarR family winged helix-turn-helix transcriptional regulator, whose protein sequence is MSGTRWLSDGEQRVWREFNAATRMLSAHLEAQLQHDSGMPHTYYEVLVALSEAPGRRLRMSELADARQASRSRLSHAVARLEANGWVRREACPTDKRGAWAVLTDAGFAALEAAAPGHVEAVRESLFDPLTPEQVTALGEISAAIRRQLTPKCAAAAAAEAAKEHEGELTKSG, encoded by the coding sequence ATGTCCGGAACCCGATGGCTCAGCGACGGCGAACAGCGCGTCTGGCGTGAGTTCAACGCGGCCACCCGCATGCTCAGCGCGCACCTCGAAGCTCAGCTGCAGCACGACTCGGGCATGCCGCACACGTACTACGAAGTCCTCGTCGCCCTCTCCGAGGCGCCCGGCCGCCGGCTGCGGATGAGCGAGCTCGCCGACGCCCGGCAGGCGTCCCGCAGCCGCCTTTCGCACGCCGTCGCGCGGCTGGAGGCGAACGGCTGGGTCCGGCGCGAGGCGTGCCCGACCGACAAGCGCGGCGCCTGGGCGGTGCTGACCGACGCCGGTTTCGCCGCGCTCGAAGCGGCCGCGCCCGGGCACGTCGAAGCGGTCCGCGAAAGCCTGTTCGACCCGCTGACGCCGGAGCAGGTCACGGCGCTCGGCGAGATCAGCGCGGCCATCCGCCGTCAGTTGACGCCGAAGTGCGCTGCCGCCGCGGCTGCCGAAGCGGCGAAGGAGCACGAGGGCGAGCTCACGAAATCGGGCTGA
- a CDS encoding HIT family protein, with amino-acid sequence MSKGPELVEQQGVGVQDAFQRLWTPHRMAYIKGQDKPDGEEDTGCPFCRIPSLDDKTGLIVARGDLVFAVLNLYPYNPGHLMVVPYRHVADYTELTVEETREVAEFTQHAMKVIRAVSGAHGFNIGLNQGHIAGAGIAAHLHQHLVPRWGGDANFMPIIGQTKVLPQLLGETRDLLAGAW; translated from the coding sequence GTGAGTAAGGGTCCCGAACTCGTCGAGCAGCAGGGCGTCGGGGTCCAGGACGCGTTCCAGCGCCTCTGGACCCCGCACCGGATGGCCTACATCAAGGGCCAGGACAAGCCGGACGGCGAGGAGGACACCGGCTGCCCGTTCTGCCGGATCCCTTCGCTGGACGACAAAACGGGCCTGATCGTCGCCCGCGGCGACCTCGTGTTCGCGGTGCTGAACCTCTACCCGTACAACCCGGGGCACCTGATGGTGGTGCCGTACCGGCACGTCGCGGACTACACCGAGCTGACGGTCGAGGAGACGCGCGAGGTCGCCGAGTTCACCCAGCACGCGATGAAGGTGATCCGCGCGGTGTCCGGCGCGCACGGCTTCAACATCGGGCTGAACCAGGGGCACATCGCGGGCGCGGGGATCGCCGCGCACCTGCACCAGCACCTGGTGCCGCGGTGGGGCGGGGACGCCAACTTCATGCCGATCATCGGCCAGACGAAGGTGCTCCCGCAGCTGCTGGGGGAGACGAGGGACCTGCTCGCCGGCGCCTGGTGA
- the thrS gene encoding threonine--tRNA ligase, with the protein MSQSPPVSPVAASRVVVPAGTTAGAAVREAGLPTKGEDTVVVVRDAEGKLRDLAWVPEADAEVEPVAANTEDGRSVIRHSAAHVLAQAVQQQFPDAKLGIGPPVKDGFYYDFAVDKPFTPEDLQALEKRMKQIVKGAQQFSRRVFDSVDEARKELADEPFKLELVDLKSEVDTSEVMEVGEGELTIYDNLDPRTKERVWSDLCRGPHVPTTKFIPAFKLTRVAAAYWRGSEKNPQLQRIYGTAWESAEAQDAYLERIAEAERRDHRKLGAELDLFSFPEEIGSGLPVFHPKGGIIRRELENYSRRRHEEAGYEFVNTPHISKGELFHTSGHLPYYADTMFPPVQFDEENYYLKAMNCPMHNLIFRSRGRSYRELPLRLFEFGTVYRYEKSGVVHGLTRVRGLTMDDSHIYCTKEQMPGELRSLLKFVLDLLADYGLSDFYLELSTRGDSDKFIGEDWEWEEATETLRQAAVDSGLELVPDPGGAAFYGPKISVQAKDAIGRTWQMSTIQLDFNQNKRFGLEYTAPDGSRQTPVMIHRALFGSIERFFGVLTEHYAGAFPAWLSPVQVVGIPITADQVEYLQDVEKALRAKGLRAEVDASDDRMQKKIRTHTTQKVPFMLLAGAKDVEAGAVSFRFRDGGQINGVPVEKAVEAIAEWVERRENASPSAEALETIVR; encoded by the coding sequence GTGTCCCAGTCGCCCCCCGTTTCCCCCGTGGCCGCCTCCCGTGTGGTGGTACCGGCGGGTACTACGGCGGGCGCGGCGGTCCGCGAAGCCGGTCTGCCGACCAAGGGCGAGGACACGGTCGTCGTGGTCCGCGACGCCGAGGGCAAGCTGCGCGACCTCGCCTGGGTGCCCGAAGCCGACGCCGAGGTCGAGCCGGTCGCCGCGAACACCGAAGACGGCCGCAGCGTCATCCGCCACTCGGCGGCACACGTGCTCGCCCAAGCCGTCCAGCAGCAGTTCCCGGACGCCAAGCTGGGCATCGGTCCGCCGGTCAAGGACGGTTTCTACTACGACTTCGCGGTCGACAAGCCGTTCACCCCCGAGGACCTGCAGGCGCTCGAAAAGCGCATGAAGCAGATCGTGAAGGGCGCCCAGCAGTTCTCGCGGCGCGTTTTCGACTCCGTCGACGAGGCCAGGAAAGAACTCGCCGACGAGCCGTTCAAGCTCGAACTCGTGGACCTCAAGTCCGAAGTGGACACCTCCGAGGTGATGGAGGTCGGCGAGGGTGAACTCACCATCTACGACAATCTCGACCCGCGCACCAAGGAACGTGTCTGGAGTGACCTCTGCCGTGGTCCGCACGTGCCGACCACGAAGTTCATCCCGGCGTTCAAGCTGACCCGCGTCGCCGCCGCGTACTGGCGGGGCAGCGAAAAGAACCCGCAGCTGCAGCGGATCTACGGCACCGCGTGGGAGTCGGCCGAGGCGCAGGACGCCTACCTCGAGCGCATCGCCGAGGCCGAGCGCCGCGACCACCGCAAGCTCGGCGCCGAGCTGGACCTGTTCTCCTTCCCCGAGGAGATCGGCTCCGGCCTGCCGGTGTTCCACCCGAAGGGCGGCATCATCCGCCGCGAGCTGGAGAACTACTCGCGCCGCCGCCACGAAGAGGCCGGCTACGAGTTCGTGAACACCCCGCACATCAGCAAGGGGGAGCTGTTCCACACCTCCGGCCACCTGCCCTACTACGCCGACACGATGTTCCCGCCGGTGCAGTTCGACGAGGAGAACTACTACCTCAAGGCGATGAACTGCCCGATGCACAACCTGATCTTCCGCTCGCGCGGGCGGTCCTACCGCGAGCTGCCGCTGCGGCTGTTCGAGTTCGGCACGGTGTACCGCTACGAGAAGTCCGGCGTGGTGCACGGCCTCACCCGCGTGCGCGGCCTGACGATGGACGACTCGCACATCTACTGCACCAAGGAGCAGATGCCGGGCGAGCTGCGGTCGCTGCTCAAGTTCGTCCTCGACCTGCTCGCCGACTACGGCCTCTCCGACTTCTACCTCGAGCTGTCGACCCGCGGTGACTCCGACAAGTTCATCGGCGAGGACTGGGAGTGGGAGGAGGCCACCGAGACGCTGCGGCAGGCCGCCGTCGACTCCGGCCTCGAGCTGGTCCCGGACCCGGGCGGCGCGGCCTTCTACGGCCCGAAGATCTCGGTGCAGGCCAAGGACGCGATCGGCCGCACCTGGCAGATGTCGACCATCCAGCTGGACTTCAACCAGAACAAGCGGTTCGGGCTCGAGTACACCGCGCCGGACGGCTCGCGCCAGACGCCGGTGATGATCCACCGCGCGCTGTTCGGGTCGATCGAACGCTTCTTCGGCGTGCTCACCGAGCACTACGCGGGTGCCTTCCCGGCGTGGCTGTCGCCGGTGCAGGTGGTCGGCATCCCGATCACCGCCGACCAGGTCGAGTACCTGCAGGACGTCGAGAAGGCGTTGCGCGCCAAGGGGCTCCGCGCCGAGGTCGACGCCAGCGACGACCGGATGCAGAAGAAGATCCGCACGCACACCACGCAGAAGGTGCCCTTCATGCTGCTGGCCGGCGCGAAGGACGTCGAGGCGGGCGCGGTGTCGTTCCGCTTCCGCGACGGCGGCCAGATCAACGGCGTGCCGGTGGAAAAGGCGGTCGAGGCGATCGCGGAGTGGGTCGAGCGCCGCGAAAACGCGTCGCCGTCGGCCGAGGCGCTGGAGACGATCGTTCGGTGA
- a CDS encoding malonic semialdehyde reductase — MTTFAEQTEALQVPADVQNLLFREARTANSFSSEPVTEEQVRAIYDLVKWAPTSMNTQPLRALVLRTAEAKARLLPHLSPGNRAKTEAAPLTVVLAADVDFHENIPQVFPHNPAVKDNFADEQGRVEFSKLNSLLQVGYFIIGVRAAGLAAGPMTGFDAQGVDDEFFADRKWRSLVVVNVGKPGENPWFDRLPRLDFDQVVETL; from the coding sequence ATGACCACCTTTGCCGAGCAGACCGAAGCCCTCCAGGTGCCCGCGGACGTCCAGAACCTGCTGTTCCGCGAGGCCCGCACGGCCAACAGTTTCAGCTCCGAGCCGGTGACCGAGGAGCAGGTCCGCGCGATCTACGACCTCGTCAAGTGGGCCCCGACGTCGATGAACACCCAGCCGCTGCGCGCGCTGGTGCTCCGGACCGCCGAGGCGAAGGCCCGCCTGCTGCCGCATCTGTCGCCGGGCAACCGGGCCAAGACCGAAGCCGCGCCGCTGACCGTCGTGCTCGCCGCGGACGTCGACTTCCACGAAAACATCCCCCAGGTGTTCCCGCACAACCCGGCGGTCAAGGACAACTTCGCCGACGAGCAGGGCCGCGTCGAGTTCAGCAAGCTCAACTCGCTGCTGCAGGTCGGCTACTTCATCATCGGCGTCCGCGCCGCCGGGCTGGCCGCCGGCCCGATGACCGGCTTCGACGCCCAGGGCGTCGACGACGAGTTCTTCGCGGACCGGAAGTGGCGCTCGCTGGTCGTCGTCAACGTCGGCAAGCCGGGCGAGAACCCGTGGTTCGACCGCCTGCCGCGGCTGGACTTCGACCAGGTCGTCGAGACCCTCTGA